A region of Etheostoma cragini isolate CJK2018 chromosome 2, CSU_Ecrag_1.0, whole genome shotgun sequence DNA encodes the following proteins:
- the LOC117937081 gene encoding N-acetylaspartate synthetase-like, translated as MKEKTQRNGLQTVVVREFEAADKPEIQRIFSEGLMEMVADTAFRGLRHHPESLLLYGAVTVACFAITMCWWMIGLLPIVVLCGRYFCSRRVIHGYLEQAMSRDMGDMEGFYKKFPDSCLWVAVLDNKVVGVVAALGRQKSGVVELHRMSVERTCRRCGVGVALGQKVLEFAVTHGYSSVVLGTTAYMPAAHKLYQRLGFRCVGVTNGYVTPGARRSLMEKVFFRVCHHHYSLNVQNGKIASCGQH; from the exons AtgaaggaaaaaacacagagaaatggACTGCAAACTGTTGTTGTGCGGGAGTTTGAGGCGGCAGACAAACCAGAGATACAGCGGATCTTTTCTGAAGGGCTGATGGAAATGGTAGCAGACACCGCCTTCAGAGGCTTGAGACATCATCCTGAGAGTCTCCTGCTCTATGGCGCTGTGACAG TTGCATGTTTTGCCATCACCATGTGTTGGTGGATGATAGGACTCCTCCCTATAGTTGTGCTGTGTGGACGCTACTTCTGCAGCAGACGTGTGATCCATGGTTACCTGGAGCAGGCCATGAGCAGAGACATGGGAGACATGGAAGGGTTTTACAAGAAAttcccag ACTCCTGTCTGTGGGTAGCAGTGCTGGACAACAAAGTGGTGGGAGTCGTAGCAGCACTCGGCCGGCAGAAGTCAGGTGTTGTCGAGTTGCATCGGATGTCTGTCGAGCGGACCTGTCGGCGGTGTGGAGTCGGTGTGGCGCTGGGACAGAAGGTTCTGGAGTTTGCCGTCACTCACGGATACTCCTCTGTTGTGTTGGGAACCACAGCGTACATGCCCGCCGCCCACAAACTCTACCAGCGTCTGGGTTTTCGCTGTGTGGGGGTCACAAACGGGTACGTCACACCTGGTGCGAGACGGTCCTTAATGGAAAAAGTGTTCTTCAGGGTCTGCCATCATCACTACAGCCTCAACGTGCAAAATGGCAAGATCGCTTCATGTGGACAACACTGA